The Streptomyces hundungensis genome contains the following window.
CCGGGCCGCGCGGGTCCCCGAGGTCGGGGTGGGCGGCCAGATCGCCCACCGCGCTCTCCGCGACCAGCGAGAGCAGTCCGCGCGAGCGCTCCTCGACGACCAGCAGCCGCTTGGGCTGCACGACCTCCGGGGCCGGGGCGGCCGCGCTGTGCGGCTCGGGCTCGGCGGCGACCTCCTCCTCGGGCGCGGCGGCCGGGAGGGCCGGGCGCCCGGCCGGGGCATTGAGGTCGGCGTAGTCGGGCCGGGCGACCGGCAGGTAGAAGGTGAAGGTGCTGCCCTGGCCGAGGACGCTCTCGGCCGTGATCGCGCCGCCGAGCAGGAAGGCGATCTCCCGGCTGATGGACAGGCCGAGGCCGGTGCCCCCGTACTTGCGGCTCGTCGTCCCGTCGGCCTGCTGGAAGGCACCGAAGACGGTCTCCAGGTGCTGCGGCGCGATGCCGATGCCGGTGTCCATCACATGGAAGGCGATCACCGGGCCGCCACGCCGGGCGGCATCCGGGGCGAGGTGCTCGGCGAGCAGTTCGATCCGCAGCTCCACACCGCCCTTCTCGGTGAACTTGACGGCGTTGGAGAGCAGGTTGCGCAGCACCTGCCGCAGCCGGTAGTCGTCGGTGAGCAGTTCGGCCGGCAGCGTATCGGCGGTGCTCACCGTGAACGTCAGGCTCTTCTGGCTGGTCACCGGGCGGAAGGTGGCCTCGATGTAGTCGAGGAGCTTGCGCAGTGAGATCCGCTCGGGGCTGACGTCCATCTTGCCCGCCTCGACCTTGGACAGGTCGAGGATGTCGTTGATGAGCTGGAGCAGGTCGGACCCGGCGGAGTGGATGATGCCGGCGTACTCGACCTGCTTGGGGGTGAGGTTGCGGCTCGGGTTCTGGGCGAGCAACTGGGCCAGGATGAGCAGGCTGTTGAGCGGGGTGCGCAGCTCGTGGCTCATGTTGGCCAGGAACTCGGACTTGTACTTGGAGGCGAGGGAGAGCTGGTGGGCGCGGTCCTCCAGCTCTTGGCGGGCCTGCTCGATCTCCAGGTTCTTGGTCTCGATGTCGCGGTTCTGCGCGACGAGGAGTTCGGCCTTCTCCTCCAACTCGGCGTTGGAGGACTGGAGTTCCTCCTGCCGGGCCTGCAACTCCTGGGAGCGGGTCTGGAGTTCGGCGGTCAGGCGCTGCGACTCACCGAGCAGCTCGTCGGTGCGGGCGTTGGCGGTGATGGTGTTGACGTTGACGCCGATGGCTTCCATCAGCTGTTCCAGGAAGTCGCGGTGGATCGGCGTGAAGGCGTGCACGGTGGCGAGTTCGATGACGCCGAGCACCTGCTCCTCGACCACGATGGGCAGCACCAGCAGGCCGACCGGCTGGGTGCTTCCCAGGCCCGAGGAGACGGACACGTAGTCGGCCGGCAGGTCGTCGACGGCGATGGTGCGCCGGCTGCGGGCGGCCTGGCCGACGAAGGACTGGCCGAGCTTGAAGCGGGCTTCGAGGGTGGCGTCCGGCCGGGCGTAGGAGCCGATGAGGTTGAGGTAGACCCCCTCCGGTGCCTCTTCGGCGAGGTAGAAGGCGCCGTACTGGGCGGAGACGAGGGGAGTGAGCTCGTCCATGATGAGTTCGGCGACGACCGTGAGGTCGCGGCGGCCCTGCATCAGGCCGGAGATCCGGGCCAGGTTGGACTTGAGCCAGTCCTGTTCCTCGTTGGCCCGGGTGGTCTCGCGGAGCGACTCCACCATGAAGTTGATGTTGTCCTTGAGGTCGGCGACCTCTCCGGAGGCGTCGACGGTGATCGACCGGGTCAGGTCGCCCTCGGCGACGGCGCCGGTGACCTCGGCGATGGCACGGACCTGGCGGGTCAGGTTGCCGGCCAGTTCGTTGACGTTCTCGGTGAGCCGCTTCCAGGTGCCGGATACGCCCTCGACCTCGGCCTGCCCGCCGAGCCGGCCCTCGCTGCCGACCTCGCGCGCGACCCGGGTGACTTCGGCGGCGAACGAGGAGAGCTGGTCGACCATCGTGTTGATGGTGGTCTTGAGCTCCAGGATCTCGCCGCGCGCGTCCACGTCGATCTTGCGGGTCAGATCGCCCTGGGCGACGGCGGTGGTGACCTGCGCGATGTTGCGTACCTGGCTGGTCAGGTTGTGCGCCATGAAGTTGACGTTGTCGGTCAGGTCCTTCCAGGTCCCGGCGACGTTCGGTACGCGGGCCTGGCCGCCGAGCGTGCCCTCGGTGCCGACCTCGCGGGCCACTCGGGTCACCTCGTCCGCGAACGCGGAGAGGGTGTCGACCATCGTGTTGATGACACCGGCGAGCGCGGCGACCTCGCCCTTCGCCTCGACGTTGATCTTCTGCGACAGGTCACCCTTGGCGACCGCGGTGGCGACCTGGGCGATCGAGCGGACCTGTCCGGTCAGGTTGGACGCCATCACATTGACGTTGTCGGTGAGGTCCTTCCAGGTGCCCGAGACGCCCCGGACGGTGGCCTGGCCGCCGAGGTTGCCCTCGGTGCCGACCTCGCGGGCGACCCGGGTCACCTCGTCGGCGAAGGCGCCGAGCTGGTCGACCATCGTGTTGATGGTCTCCTTCAGCTCCAGGATCTCGCCGCGCGCGTCCACCCGGATCTTCTGCGAGAGGTCGCCCTTGGCGACCGCCGTCGTCACCTCGGCGATGGAGCGGACCTGGGCGGTCAGGTTGTCGGCCATGACGTTGACCGACTCGGTCAGGTCCCGCCACGTACCCGACACATCACGCACGTCGGCCTGCCCGCCGAGCCGGCCCTCGGTACCGACCTCCCGCGCGACCCGGGTCACCTCACCGGCGAAGGAGGAGAGCTGGTCGACCATCGTGTTGATGGTCTCCTTCAGCTCCAGGACCTCACCGCGGGCGGTGACCGTGATCTTCTGCGACAGGTCGCCCTTCGCCACGGCGGTGGCCACCTGGGCGATGGAACGGACCTGCGCGGTGAGGTTGCCGGCCATGCCGTTCACGGAGTCCGTGAGGTCGCGCCAGGTGCCCGAGACGCCCTTGACGTCCGCCTGCCCGCCGAGGATGCCTTCGGTGCCGACCTCGCGCGCCATGCGCGTCACCTCGTCGGCGAAGGCGGAGAGCTGGTCGACCATGGTGTTGACGGTGTTCTTCAGCTCCAGGATCTCGCCCCGGGCGTCGACGGTGATCTTCTGCGAGAGATCGCCCCGGGCCACCGCCGTCGTCACCTGGGCGATGTTGCGGACCTGGTCGGTGAGGTTGCCCGCCATGAAGTTGACCGAATCGGTCAGATCCCGCCAGGTGCCGCCCACTCCGGGCACCTGCGCCTGACCGCCCAGACGGCCCTCGCTGCCCACCTCGCGGGCGACGCGGGTGACCTCGTCGGCGAAGGCGGAGAGCTGGTCCACCATGGTGTTGACGGTGTTCTTGAGTTCGAGGATCTCGCCCCGGGCGGCCACGTCGATCTTCTGCGACAGGTCACCCTGGGCGACCGCCGTGGCCACCTGGGCGATGTCACGGACCTGGCTGGTGAGGTTGCCGGCCATCGCGTTGACCGAGTCGGTCAGGTCCTTCCAGGTGCCGGAGACACCCGGCACATCGGCCTGGCCGCCGAGCCTTCCGTCGGTGCCGACCTCGCGGGCGACGCGGGTCACCTCCGAGGTGAACAGCGAGAGTTGGTCGACCATCCCGTTGAAGACGACGGCGATCTCCCCCAGGAGGCCGTCCGCCTCACCGGGCAGACGCGTGCCGAAGTCGCCGTCGCGCACCGCGGTCAGGCCCGCCAGCAGCTGGCGCAGCTCCGATTCGCCGGCCTGAGCCGAACCGCGCGTTCCCGAGGTCCGCTGCTGAGCAACGGTGGGTTTCGTCGAGCCAGCCATCGAACTTCGCCTCCGTCATACCCCAGGCCAACGGCCCACCATTACCGTCCCGTCCGCGCCTGCCCCCCCTCAGGCATCCTCACGGGATCCACACGGCGGGCACACGCACCGCCGAGGAGGTTATCCCACCGCCTCCACCACCCGGGCCCGGCTGGGGGCCGTCGTGACCAGGCACACTCTGGGCGGATGTCGGCCCGGCCCGCTAGGCTCATCACCGTTTCGTGCCCGTGTCGACGCCTCGAAGGGAGGCCACGTGTCCACATCCCGTGGCCCCGCGCCGGTCGCCGAGGGTGACCACTCCTTCTTCGCGTACGACGACGACACCGAGTGGGCGGACGTGGTGCTGCGTTCCGTGCACGCGGGACTGGGCAGCGGCCGACGGGTCCTGTGCGACGTCGACGCCAAGCCGACGGGTGTGGTCCTCGACGTGCTGAGGAGCGGCGGCATAGACGTGACCGCGGCCCAGGAGGGCGGGCGGCTGAGGGTGGCCACCTCGGGCGGCTTCTTCCGCCGGCATCTGCCCTTCGATCCGGACCGGGTCATCCCCCTGGTGCGTGCCGCGTGCGCCGAGGCCATCGCCGACGGGTTCGCCGGTCTGACGGTCCTCGAGGACAAGTCCTGGTGTGCCCGGGGGGTCCCCGGCGCGGAGCGGCTGCTGGAGTACGAACTGCGTCTGGATCGCGAGGTCTACGCGGATCTGCCGGTGACGGGGCTGTGCATGTTCGACCGCCGCGTCGTGCCCGCGCGCCTGGCGGGGCTCCTGAGCGGTGCGCACCACAGCGCGGTGTCCGCGACGGCGGAGCCCGAGCCGCGGCCCTTCACGGTCAGCGCCCTGCGGGACGGCGCGGGTGTCCGGCTCAGCGGCAGCGCCGATCTCGACAGCCGGTCGGACCTGGCCGCGGCGCTGGCCGCGATCACCGGGATTCCGGGGCCGACGGTCCAACTCGACCTGACCCACGCGACGTTCATCGACGCGGAGGCGGTCGCCGCCCTCGTCGAGGCGACGCATCGACTGCGCCGCCAGGGGCGACGCCTGATGCTCCACAACCCGCCCTACTCGCTGCGCCGGGTCGCGCAGCTGTTCCCGGACGAGTGTGGCGCGTTGGAGGTGCCCGTATGACCGACACCATCACCACGCGCCCCGAGGCGGAGACGTTCGTCCACCCCGCCCTCTTCTACCAGGGCCTGGAGGAGTACGTACGGGAGACGGGCAGCTTCGTCCGGGGCGCTCTCGCCGCCGACGAGCCGGTCTTCGTCGCCGTCCCGACGTCCCGGCTGGATGCCCTGCGCCAGGAACTGGGTCCGGACGCCGCCTCGGTCGACTTCGCCGACATGACCGAGCTCGGCCGCAACCCGGGCCGCATCCTCGCCGCCCTCCAGGGCTTCGCCGACCGGCACCCGGGCCGGGCCGCCCGGATCATAGGCGAGCCGATCTGGGCCGGCCGTTCGCGGGCCGAGATCTTGGAGGCGACCCGGCACGAAGCCCTGATCAACACCGCGTTCCACGACCGCAGGGCCACGATTCTCTGCCCGTACGACACGAGCTGTCTGCCTTCCTCGGTGATCGCCGACGCGAGACGCACCCATCCCACGCTGATCGAGAACAGCCGGACCGGGTCCAGTTCCGCGTATACCGCCGCCGAGGTCGTGTGCGCGGACTGCGATGTGCCGCTGCCCGAGCCGGATGCGGCCGAGGTGTGTCTGGAGTACGCGGCCGGTGACCTCGGCGAGGTCCGCGAGCAGGCGGACGCCTGGGCACGGCGGATGGAGCTGAGCCCCGCGCGCCGCGGTGACCTGGTCATCGCCATCAGCGAGGCGGCCGCCAACTCCGTCGCCCACGGCGGCGGAAGCGGCACCCTGCGCCTGTGGACCAGCGCGTGCGGCACAGCGGTCGCGGAGGTCCGCGACGGTGGCCGGCTGAGCGATCCACTGGCGGGGCGCCGTCGCCCTTCGCTGGCCTCCAGCAACGGCGGTCGCGGTCTGTGGATGATCCACCAGCTCTGCGACCTCGTCGAGGTCCGGGCCCAGGAGACCGGCCTCACCCTGCGTCTGCACGTCTCCCCCGCACACGTCTGAGGCCCCGCCGCGCCGCCCGCCCGGGCCGTTCGCCCCGGCCGCGGCGCCCTCGCCACCCCTGCCCCACCGCCTCCTCGCACCCCAGGGGAAATCTCCCTTCCACCCCGCATCAACAGGCTTTCTCGGGGCACCTGTCGAACACGGTGTACGCACCGTGACGACTCAAATGGACGTCGTGGAGAAAGCGAGGAACGCTGGTGGAGGATTCGGAATCCTCGATTCCTACGGCAAGCGCTTCACCCACGGACTTTGCGAGGCCCGCCATGGCACGGTTGATCACCCCCGACGCGCCGCCGGCC
Protein-coding sequences here:
- a CDS encoding HAMP domain-containing protein; amino-acid sequence: MAGSTKPTVAQQRTSGTRGSAQAGESELRQLLAGLTAVRDGDFGTRLPGEADGLLGEIAVVFNGMVDQLSLFTSEVTRVAREVGTDGRLGGQADVPGVSGTWKDLTDSVNAMAGNLTSQVRDIAQVATAVAQGDLSQKIDVAARGEILELKNTVNTMVDQLSAFADEVTRVAREVGSEGRLGGQAQVPGVGGTWRDLTDSVNFMAGNLTDQVRNIAQVTTAVARGDLSQKITVDARGEILELKNTVNTMVDQLSAFADEVTRMAREVGTEGILGGQADVKGVSGTWRDLTDSVNGMAGNLTAQVRSIAQVATAVAKGDLSQKITVTARGEVLELKETINTMVDQLSSFAGEVTRVAREVGTEGRLGGQADVRDVSGTWRDLTESVNVMADNLTAQVRSIAEVTTAVAKGDLSQKIRVDARGEILELKETINTMVDQLGAFADEVTRVAREVGTEGNLGGQATVRGVSGTWKDLTDNVNVMASNLTGQVRSIAQVATAVAKGDLSQKINVEAKGEVAALAGVINTMVDTLSAFADEVTRVAREVGTEGTLGGQARVPNVAGTWKDLTDNVNFMAHNLTSQVRNIAQVTTAVAQGDLTRKIDVDARGEILELKTTINTMVDQLSSFAAEVTRVAREVGSEGRLGGQAEVEGVSGTWKRLTENVNELAGNLTRQVRAIAEVTGAVAEGDLTRSITVDASGEVADLKDNINFMVESLRETTRANEEQDWLKSNLARISGLMQGRRDLTVVAELIMDELTPLVSAQYGAFYLAEEAPEGVYLNLIGSYARPDATLEARFKLGQSFVGQAARSRRTIAVDDLPADYVSVSSGLGSTQPVGLLVLPIVVEEQVLGVIELATVHAFTPIHRDFLEQLMEAIGVNVNTITANARTDELLGESQRLTAELQTRSQELQARQEELQSSNAELEEKAELLVAQNRDIETKNLEIEQARQELEDRAHQLSLASKYKSEFLANMSHELRTPLNSLLILAQLLAQNPSRNLTPKQVEYAGIIHSAGSDLLQLINDILDLSKVEAGKMDVSPERISLRKLLDYIEATFRPVTSQKSLTFTVSTADTLPAELLTDDYRLRQVLRNLLSNAVKFTEKGGVELRIELLAEHLAPDAARRGGPVIAFHVMDTGIGIAPQHLETVFGAFQQADGTTSRKYGGTGLGLSISREIAFLLGGAITAESVLGQGSTFTFYLPVARPDYADLNAPAGRPALPAAAPEEEVAAEPEPHSAAAPAPEVVQPKRLLVVEERSRGLLSLVAESAVGDLAAHPDLGDPRGPVEITAAVGVSEAAAALAEMPCHCVVLELDLPDDAALRFLEEMARDAALRGVPVLAHNNRRLGTEQEQILQKRAASQPLELISSLDELRERIALHLSADQPGDVLPLVRADEPVAVSHDVDSSLGGRTVLVVDDDDRNLYAITGILELHGMTVLQAENGKVAIDTLAAHPAIDLILMDVMMPEMDGYTATAVIRSMPQYVDLPIIAVTAKAMIGDREKSLASGASDYVTKPVDAHELVARIKRQLNP
- a CDS encoding MEDS domain-containing protein — its product is MSTSRGPAPVAEGDHSFFAYDDDTEWADVVLRSVHAGLGSGRRVLCDVDAKPTGVVLDVLRSGGIDVTAAQEGGRLRVATSGGFFRRHLPFDPDRVIPLVRAACAEAIADGFAGLTVLEDKSWCARGVPGAERLLEYELRLDREVYADLPVTGLCMFDRRVVPARLAGLLSGAHHSAVSATAEPEPRPFTVSALRDGAGVRLSGSADLDSRSDLAAALAAITGIPGPTVQLDLTHATFIDAEAVAALVEATHRLRRQGRRLMLHNPPYSLRRVAQLFPDECGALEVPV
- a CDS encoding sensor histidine kinase, giving the protein MTDTITTRPEAETFVHPALFYQGLEEYVRETGSFVRGALAADEPVFVAVPTSRLDALRQELGPDAASVDFADMTELGRNPGRILAALQGFADRHPGRAARIIGEPIWAGRSRAEILEATRHEALINTAFHDRRATILCPYDTSCLPSSVIADARRTHPTLIENSRTGSSSAYTAAEVVCADCDVPLPEPDAAEVCLEYAAGDLGEVREQADAWARRMELSPARRGDLVIAISEAAANSVAHGGGSGTLRLWTSACGTAVAEVRDGGRLSDPLAGRRRPSLASSNGGRGLWMIHQLCDLVEVRAQETGLTLRLHVSPAHV